The Anabaena sp. WA102 genome contains a region encoding:
- a CDS encoding PilN domain-containing protein, with product MYSLDINFLKDRPEYQKQIATKVEKSPIQLGNLIPVYIGVGVGLVFPALIFIGLSILEGKTAEVTQEIAKLEEEGKSLDSKIANISKIKAESAGIRTQNKALVTVFDQIRPWSAMLQDLRDRIPNKVQIETIKQIAPPLPGKDAVAATTPNNTNTAGFLEISGFAISYPLVNDFALSIGQSKFFNKEETRIITAELIDAPAITGFLPPKTDKSDLKIKPIQVVKYTIKTGLSNVPASDLIQELEKKGTVGLVDRLRNIKKVGVIAQ from the coding sequence ATGTACAGTTTAGATATTAACTTTCTTAAAGATCGCCCAGAATATCAAAAGCAAATAGCAACGAAAGTTGAGAAGTCACCTATTCAACTAGGGAATTTAATCCCAGTTTATATAGGAGTGGGAGTAGGTTTAGTATTCCCAGCTTTAATATTTATTGGTTTATCCATCCTGGAAGGGAAAACCGCTGAAGTCACCCAAGAAATCGCCAAGTTAGAGGAGGAAGGTAAGAGCTTAGATAGTAAAATAGCCAACATTAGCAAAATTAAAGCAGAATCAGCCGGCATTCGTACCCAAAATAAAGCCTTAGTAACAGTGTTTGATCAAATACGTCCTTGGTCAGCAATGTTACAGGATTTGCGCGATCGCATTCCTAACAAAGTGCAAATCGAAACCATTAAGCAAATTGCCCCCCCTCTCCCTGGTAAAGATGCCGTAGCTGCTACCACCCCCAACAACACCAACACCGCTGGATTCTTAGAAATTTCTGGTTTTGCCATTTCCTATCCCTTAGTTAACGATTTTGCCCTAAGTATAGGACAATCTAAATTTTTCAATAAAGAAGAAACCAGAATCATCACAGCAGAATTAATAGATGCACCAGCCATAACAGGATTTCTTCCCCCAAAAACTGATAAATCTGATCTAAAAATTAAACCCATTCAAGTAGTTAAATACACTATTAAAACAGGTTTAAGTAATGTGCCAGCATCTGATTTAATTCAAGAATTAGAGAAAAAAGGTACAGTCGGACTAGTAGATAGACTTCGTAATATCAAAAAAGTAGGAGTCATTGCCCAATGA